The Apus apus isolate bApuApu2 chromosome 1, bApuApu2.pri.cur, whole genome shotgun sequence nucleotide sequence GACCCCTGGACAACCTTGTTCTCTGGTTGACCCCATTCCAATCCCttcttgaaataatattttgactTACAGCTCCATGGCAAGTAGTTCCGAAGGTCTCAGTCATGCCTTGCTCTGTTCCAGTAAGAACATAGCTACAGGTACCCATAGTCCCGCCGATCAAAACAGGCTGTCCAGTCAGCTGTGGATGCAAAGTATTAATTCACAGGAAAAAGCCTAAAACACTAATTCTTAATAAAAGTCTGAGAGGAACTGTATCTCCAGAAAAGTGGATCAGGTTCACATTCCCTTAGAGCATCCCTGCTTGCCTTGGTTGCCTGATATCAAGGATTCTGGAGAACTAACTGCACTGAAAGATGCAGATCAGCAGATGAGAAGACTTGTGTCCAACAGACAGACAAGGCCAATCACTAAAGCCTGTGCTAGGTATGAAACACTTCTTTCCTTTCATGACCTTCCAGTCACTGTGGTGTGGAGCAAAAGAGGGAGCACAGTGTCCCAAAGATCTAATGTACAGACAAGCAGAATACTGCCGTCCCACTAGGGTTCCAGTGCTGTTAGCTCAGAAAAGAAACTCAAAGCATTTAGATCTCTATTAGGGACCCTAAAATTGCCCAATTCATTGAGAATTCTCTTCTAATTTCCTTCTCCCACAGCTAAACTTACTTGATAATCGACAGCAATAAGAGGATGGTGAGGAGGGAAGGCCCTGGTTGATCCCTTTCTGTGCACCAGCAGAGTTCGCTCCTTTCCATCCACTACATGTTGCTCCACTTTGGCAATGTTGTGAGACACATCATAGATAACATGCATATCAAGGTCATCTGGGGTGGTGTTGAAGACTTTGGCAAAGGCCTAAAACCAGAGGAAATCAGGATGTGAAATACAAGGAGATAACCACTGTGTACATGTGGAAGATCCACAATCTTTTTAGGAattaagaggaaataaatttgcttgaaataatttcttactgaTAAGTCAGTGACCTAAAACACTTGGCATGGCAGGTAAGAAACTTCAGCCAAATTCAGCCACAATGGAACTGAATACAACAGGGCTGGGAGTGACAGAATCGAACCGTCTGGATTGTTTATCTGCCTTTAAGGCAGCTCCAGTGCTGGAATTCAGTCAGAATGCAACTAGACAAATTCTTGCAACTGGGAAAAGATGGTTTCAGCAGGctaaaaacaattttcttgtatcctcttcttccagttcaaggcattttcaaaaatactgcTCAAGTGGCTTCTGCAAGTACAATCCAGTGGTGTTGAGATGGATTATCATGATGGCAGCTTCGTGTAAGTCTccaaaaaatacagttttaaaagcacACAAACTAATATTACATTAAATACTGCAGAGAATCACataatggttaaggttggaaggaaccttaaagatcatcaggttccaacctccctgctatgaacagggacacctcacactagaccaggttgaacaaagcctcattcaacctggccttaaacacctccagggaggggcatccacaacctccctgagctacctattccagcaccttactgccctcatggtgaagaatttcttcctgatgtctaacctaaatctcccctatttcagtttaaaaccataaccctttgtcctatcactgtcctctctggtgaaaagcccctccccagctttcctgtaggcccctttcaagaactggaaggccactataaggtctccctggagccttctcttctctaggctgaacagcctcaactccctcagcatGTCTTCATAgcaggggtgctccagccctttgatcatctttgtggcccttctctggaccctctgtCTGGGATAAAGCAGATGTGTACCAAAATATTTACATCAAAGACAACTCTGCTCCTACCTGTCTTGTTAGGAAAGTCATAGAAGAGCGGTTGACCCATGCGTAGTTTCCAGCAGCTGCCATTCCCTTCAAGTAATCCTGTCCCTCAGCAGAGGCAATCCTGGCACATGCCAGCTGGCGATCATTCACTATGATTTTGTCCCGTTTCATAGCTTTTTCCATTGCCACCAgtgcatctgggaaagaaacaTAATAAATCTAGGTGAAGTCTTAATTATGTTTCAGTGTGCATGGTGGTCTAGAATTTCTATTCTAAAACTGAACACATCTGTCTGATGGTCAAACGTATGGGTTCTTCTCAAATGTAAAAGAGAATGTGTGGCAGAACATCACCAATTGTTTGCAAACAGTATCCCCCAAGACtgtttttagaaagaaatgttaAGAGGCTTAGGTACACCAGAAAGAACTGCCCACTTAGGCAAAAGCAGTTCAATCTAGCAATAAATTCTAATCATGTGAGCACTTCACATGGGTTCCAAAGAATACATGTAGACGCAACTCTTTTTTCTGACACAAGAAtttagtttttttctgctgcaggaatgCCTGCCTCCTCTGTTACACCAGAGATTACAGACTCACTGTCCTAAGCAAACATTCAAAGACAGCCCCTCAACCAGAGAGAGGATTCAATTAAAATCTCCATGCTCTTTTGATTGTAGAATAATTTAGTTTGGGAGTGACTTCTGGAAGTTGTCCAATAGTTTGTTCAAAGCAGTTCCAGGtacatcaggttgctccaagtcgTATTAAGCCAAGTTTTGAGCATCTCCAAAGATACTGGTTCTAtaacctctctgagcaacatgTTTCAGCATTTGACCACtttaatagttaaaaaaaataaaataagagtaTCTAATTAGAATTTCCCATGTCCTAGCATGATTCTGCCATCTTTTACCCTACTATCGTGTGCATacatcatcacagaatcacagcaagATCAACACTCTGTATGACCAAAACCAACTGACACATTAGTTTTACACTTATCATCCCTAAGAAGCTTGAAAACACATGAGAgagcaagcagaaaaaatttAAGGCAAGCCCTGTCAAGGCAACTCAGAACAGACTCAGGAATTACACTGTAAGAAATGCTCTTTGGTGCTGCAGTTTACTGTCAATGGCAAAACCATGCTGAAGAGCTTGCTTCATCCCAGGTACCTATGCCAGTCAGATCATACCTGTAGCAACCTGGTGGCCCAGGCCTCTGCTGCCACTGTGGATCATCACACACACTTGCCCTTTGTGGTCAATGCCCATCTTCCTGGCAGCATATTCATTGTAAATTTCATCTACAACCTGGATCTCGGCGTAATGATTTCCAGCTCCTAGGGTCCCCAGCTGCCAATCACAACACACTGATCAGATAGTGCTAGGAAAAGCACAGGGAGAAGTATGGGAAGAGGGGCAATAGGGCAAATTGCTACAGCAAGACTTTTAGTTTTAGAAAAgctcttctgggaaaaaaaaaacaaacaacccataTAAACTGAAAGGAAGTAGAACACAGTAGCATCATCACTGCCCTCTTTGTTCAGGTTTATAACATAAATATGTTATAAACCATAAACCTGGAAACGTTTTAAATTTAAAGTGGCTATTCTGTGTGCTGGAGATAGGTAAATCCCACATGCTGGACATgtgaataaatatttagaatatgtatatttaaatatgttaatatacatttataaataaatatggatgtatttatttataatatataatttaatattaaattatagCCAATCGTATACTACTGAACTGCAGTGTATTTCTACTGTTGGAACAAGACTGCAGTTGAACAAAAGGGCTGGGATCTACAGACTCTGCTGCCACTTTTTTCCAACTTACTTCAACCTAGTTGAAAGGTGAGAAGAGTACAGAGTACTGAGAATTCATTTTCAATATGTACAGGCAAGGCAGTCATACAGTCTTGGTTAAAACTAGACAAGAAAGTTATAACATCCTGCTAATTAGGTATTTAAAACCTTTAAGTAGATTAAAGCAAGATGTTCCATTTTGAAGCCCAAATTTTTTCAACTCCAGAACAGATGATCACCTTTTTTTCACAAGGTGAATGTGAAAACTGAGGCTATGAGATTATTTTGAGGTTAAAACGCTATAACCTTGCAGCACAATTCATAAAACTCAAGAAGTCACataaaagaaagctttaaaagtTGTAGCATTAGTATAGCTATCTTAAGTGTTCCACCCAGAGCAATGAGACTatgtacagaaataaaatccaacCTCTGAACTGCCATTCAAAGTTAGGCGTTAGTTCTGCTTATTATGACATCCTTCCTTGCCCTGCTATTAATTCGCTGAGCGAACGAGGAGAAAAGTTGCAGAATAACTTGCccatctcttaaaaataaaattacatctgGATGGGAAAATACCACTGAACACTGAATTCCAGCATGAAGTGTTAGCTGATGAAAAACTGATGGCCCCAGGGACCTTGGGTATACCCAGTATCACTTCCTTGTTACAGTTCTGTCAAGAATTATTCAGAAATGGCCCCACCACCTCACCCACCTTCCCCCCTGACCAGAAATGCTACGTAGAGTTTCAATAAAAGACACAAAATTAGAAAACTACCTGCTAACCTTTACATTTGAACCCTGGTGGGACTTGCAGCCCTCCTGAAACATAAGGTTACCTGAGGCAGGCCCCTCTTCTTTGCTCTTGAGGAGACCTTGTTGGGGTCAGCCTGCAGCATTCTTCCATATTCCTCACAGTGCTCCTTGTCCTCCGCCCAGGCATAGCCTTCCCGGAGAGACCAGTCCACACCCATCTCTAGTGCCTCTTCCAAATCCCTGCAATTATCAAACACCTATCTGTTATCCTAAGAAATCCTCAAAATTCCACTGGATATGGCCCTGAGCAATCTCAAGTAACTTTGTCATTAGACCTACCTTCAGAGTTAGCGATCCTTTGtgcagggatggagagagaCAACACGACCTCAAGAGTTCCCAGCTACGGGATCTATCTCATTCTATGACTTTATGATCAGCTCTCAACTCCTCTAACAAGAAGCTCAACTTCTTAATACTGTATGAAAATCAAGCTCTACAAATATATTCACTTTAGATAGGTCATTGCTCTTCCCTCTTTATTGTGTGGGGAATATcctattttctctttcatcccTTTCAAAAAAATACCTTGACATACATGGAGTTTTTCTGGCAGAAGAAATGGGAACCCTTCAAGAACTTTCAGTTACTTCAGGGTTTAAAATGGGGGAAGAAACAGCTGACTCTGAACTTATAACTCCTGGTGAACCACATATGCAGAAAGAATGGGAAGAGGTTTAggattactttttctttcttaagtcTCCCACTGACAAATCCTTCATCCAAATAAACACCAGAGATGTCCTCTCTAGTGAGGTGGGcacaaagtaattttcttacTTGGCATTCATGGGGATGACACCTTTGGAGCCGACACCAACAGGAATGTGGTCAAACATAGCCTGGGCAAGCTGCTCCTTCACAGGCTGCACATCACTTTCATCCAAATTCGTACGCAGCAAGCGGACCCCGCAGTTGATGTCGAACCCGACACCACCTAGATGTGTAGAAAAAGCCACAGCATTAATAAAGGAAGTCTGCTGATGGTGAGCACTTGCTGAGTATTCATCTTGCATCATGGTACCTGCTGAGAAGGACTATGTACTGAATGCTGTGACCTTACACCTTCTTTCTGCCACAGTAttgagagaaaaagcagaactgtATTAAGCTTCATTTTCATAGATTAACATGAAGCCTCAAATTTCAAGACAGCCAAAAATGTCGTCTTGCAGAGGCCTGAACTGAAACTTGACTGAAAACTTGACAAGTCTTGACAGATTTTCAGTCTGAAGCACATGCTCTACAGACACAGTTGTACAACTGCCTACAGAGCTCTGCGTTTACAAAGTTGCTTCAGCAAGCAGGCAAAGACAAGTAGACACAACTATAAAATATACTGCCCTCAGAAAGTAGAGAGGATGTTCCTGTTCTTCTGCCTAAAGTCAGAAGAAAAGGGACAGAACTTAGCATGGCTCCTGGATGCAAGACGTGCTTGAAACCCAGTCCCTGAAAGCAAGTCCTTTTTGAATTTTCACTGGAATAAATAGTAACAAGTTATACTAAGTGATAAATGCTTCCAGGGAATATGAAAATTCAGTGCTTATTGTTTTGCCTAATTCttagtttttaatgaaaagaaatactgcagGGCCAAGGCCTA carries:
- the RTCB gene encoding RNA-splicing ligase RtcB homolog, translated to MSRSYNDELQFLDKIDKNCWRIKKGFVPNMHVEGVFYVNDPLEKLMFEELRNACRGGGAGGFLPAMKQIGNVAALPGIVHRSIGLPDVHSGYGFAIGNMAAFDMNDPEAVVSPGGVGFDINCGVRLLRTNLDESDVQPVKEQLAQAMFDHIPVGVGSKGVIPMNAKDLEEALEMGVDWSLREGYAWAEDKEHCEEYGRMLQADPNKVSSRAKKRGLPQLGTLGAGNHYAEIQVVDEIYNEYAARKMGIDHKGQVCVMIHSGSRGLGHQVATDALVAMEKAMKRDKIIVNDRQLACARIASAEGQDYLKGMAAAGNYAWVNRSSMTFLTRQAFAKVFNTTPDDLDMHVIYDVSHNIAKVEQHVVDGKERTLLVHRKGSTRAFPPHHPLIAVDYQLTGQPVLIGGTMGTCSYVLTGTEQGMTETFGTTCHGAGRALSRAKSRRNLDFQDVLDKLADMGIAIRVASPKLVMEEAPESYKNVTDVVNTCHAAGISKKAIKLRPIAVIKG